A single genomic interval of Burkholderiales bacterium harbors:
- a CDS encoding MmgE/PrpD family protein, translated as MSTATQSMNNPAILAAHEPLAARIARAVVEVSLEKLPAEATDKVKLCLIDLVGCAFEARELAWSRQAVGQAARVPEGATIIGAPHAYAHGDAAFANAVMGHGLVREDMHAGSISHLGIVVLPTLLALAQYRRVAGRDFIAAAIAGYETGGKVGRAAMDAEVAKIHRPTGISGPIAAAAAGARLLGLSVERTTSAVALGANTTLGFNQWAHTGGSEMFFHAGFAARNALSAVRLAEAGAFASPSALDGEAGLFAALKKRSATSRVELFDGAPEILSVYHKPVPACNFAQSACQAALRIVAERRCAPERISAIRVRVPRAGALYPGCDSTGPFAHVLQAKMSIQYNVAAALLEGGVSERNFTLLNDPRLHRLLGVTTLEIDDAMTKAYPAQQGGEVEVVESGGAAHRVRLEDVVYATAEEVRGRFRAAARGAMGEVRAREIEAFIDGLERSDDAGGLGALLRAE; from the coding sequence ATGTCCACCGCGACGCAGTCGATGAACAACCCGGCCATTCTGGCCGCCCATGAGCCGCTCGCCGCGCGCATCGCCCGCGCCGTGGTCGAAGTGTCGCTGGAGAAGCTGCCTGCGGAGGCGACCGACAAGGTGAAGCTGTGTCTGATCGATCTGGTGGGCTGCGCGTTCGAGGCGCGCGAGCTTGCATGGAGCCGGCAGGCAGTCGGGCAGGCGGCGCGCGTGCCCGAAGGCGCGACGATCATCGGCGCACCGCATGCCTACGCGCACGGCGACGCTGCGTTCGCCAATGCGGTCATGGGCCATGGGCTGGTGCGCGAGGACATGCACGCCGGCAGCATCAGTCATCTCGGAATCGTGGTGCTGCCCACGCTGCTCGCGCTGGCGCAGTATCGCCGCGTCGCGGGGCGCGACTTCATCGCGGCGGCCATCGCCGGCTACGAGACCGGCGGCAAGGTCGGCCGCGCGGCGATGGATGCGGAGGTGGCGAAGATCCATCGGCCGACCGGAATCAGCGGACCGATCGCGGCCGCGGCGGCCGGCGCGCGCCTGCTCGGCCTGAGCGTCGAGCGGACGACGAGCGCGGTAGCGCTCGGCGCGAATACCACGCTCGGCTTCAACCAGTGGGCGCACACCGGCGGATCCGAGATGTTCTTCCACGCCGGCTTCGCGGCGCGCAACGCGCTCAGCGCGGTGCGGCTCGCCGAAGCCGGCGCCTTCGCCTCGCCCTCGGCGCTGGACGGGGAAGCGGGCCTGTTCGCGGCGCTGAAGAAGCGTTCAGCGACCTCCCGGGTGGAGCTGTTCGACGGGGCGCCGGAGATCCTTTCCGTCTATCACAAGCCAGTCCCCGCCTGTAACTTCGCCCAGAGCGCGTGCCAGGCCGCGCTGCGCATTGTGGCCGAGCGCCGCTGCGCCCCGGAGCGCATCTCCGCGATCCGCGTGCGGGTGCCGCGTGCGGGCGCGCTGTATCCGGGCTGCGACTCCACCGGGCCGTTCGCCCATGTCCTGCAGGCAAAGATGAGCATCCAGTACAACGTCGCCGCGGCGCTGCTCGAAGGCGGCGTGTCGGAGCGGAACTTCACGCTGCTCAACGATCCCCGGCTGCATCGGCTGCTCGGCGTGACCACGCTGGAAATCGACGACGCGATGACGAAGGCCTATCCGGCCCAGCAGGGCGGAGAGGTCGAAGTGGTGGAATCCGGCGGCGCTGCGCACCGCGTGCGCCTGGAGGATGTGGTCTACGCCACGGCCGAGGAGGTGCGCGGGCGCTTCCGCGCCGCGGCGCGCGGCGCGATGGGTGAGGTTCGCGCGCGGGAGAT
- a CDS encoding NAD(P)-dependent oxidoreductase, with product MERQTFGFIGVGRMGSLMTGRLLAAGHRVCVYDVSAQAVAAVEKLGAQRAASAAQVGDTAQTVFLSLPTPEIVHQAVLGKAGAVEGGTVKHVVDFSTIGPRMAGLVAQGLAERGIAYVDAPVSGGLKGAREGTLAVMVSCPKAVFAALEPVLETFGRPFHLGEVAGQAQTMKLANNLLAAAAIAVSSEAMVMGVKAGLDPKVMLDVLNAGTGRNSATQDKFPRSILPGTFDFGFATGLSYKDVRLCVDEAESLGVPMVVGAAVREMLAVTNAMFGADSDFTSMCRVVETWAGVEVRG from the coding sequence CCAGACGTTCGGATTCATCGGCGTGGGTCGGATGGGGTCGCTCATGACCGGCCGGCTGCTCGCAGCCGGCCACAGGGTATGCGTGTACGACGTGAGCGCGCAAGCGGTGGCAGCGGTGGAGAAGCTCGGCGCGCAGCGCGCCGCCTCCGCGGCGCAGGTCGGCGACACGGCGCAAACGGTGTTCCTCAGTCTGCCCACGCCCGAGATCGTGCATCAGGCGGTGCTGGGCAAGGCCGGCGCCGTCGAAGGCGGCACGGTCAAGCACGTGGTGGACTTTTCCACGATCGGCCCGCGCATGGCGGGGTTGGTCGCGCAGGGGCTGGCCGAACGCGGCATCGCCTACGTGGACGCGCCGGTCAGCGGCGGGCTCAAGGGCGCGCGCGAGGGCACGCTCGCGGTGATGGTCTCCTGCCCGAAGGCGGTATTCGCCGCGCTCGAGCCGGTGCTCGAGACCTTCGGCCGGCCGTTCCATCTGGGCGAGGTCGCCGGCCAGGCGCAGACCATGAAGCTCGCCAACAATCTGCTGGCCGCGGCGGCGATCGCGGTGTCTTCCGAGGCGATGGTGATGGGCGTCAAGGCGGGCCTCGATCCCAAGGTGATGCTCGATGTGCTCAACGCGGGCACCGGACGCAACAGCGCCACCCAGGACAAGTTTCCGCGTTCGATCCTGCCGGGAACGTTCGACTTCGGCTTCGCTACCGGACTTTCGTACAAGGACGTCCGGCTGTGCGTGGACGAAGCCGAGTCGCTCGGCGTGCCGATGGTGGTGGGTGCCGCCGTACGCGAGATGCTGGCGGTGACCAACGCGATGTTCGGGGCGGACTCCGACTTCACTTCCATGTGCCGGGTGGTGGAAACCTGGGCCGGGGTCGAAGTGCGCGGCTGA